In Cupriavidus sp. EM10, the genomic window GAGGCCGTGGCCCATGCCGTGCGCGCCTGCGACGACCGCCACTGCGACCTGGCCGACCTGACGGTCGAGGAACTGCGCCAGGCATCCGGACTGGGCGACAAGGCCTCGCTGATCGGCGACGACGTGCATGCCGTGCTGACGCTGGAAGGCTCGGTCGCGTCGCGCAACCATATCGGCGGCACGGCGCCGGACCAGGTCCGCGCCGCCATCGCCGCCGCCCGCAAGACGCTGTAAGTTTCACGTAAGTCTTCGTGGCGAAAAAGCCGCTGTGCCGAAAGGCCAGCGGCTTTTTGTTTGGCTGGCCAAGGCTTCTAGGACAATCCCCTAGCGCTCACATAATTTGTTACAGATACACTAATCGGCGCATAAAACCGGGGGAGACAACCCATGAATTACTTGCTTGGTCTGTCACGGCAGATCGACAGGTTGAATCAGCACACGGGCAGGCTTGCAAACATCATGATCCTGCTGTCGTGCCTGATCAGCGCAGGGAACGCCCTGCTCCGCTATGGCTTCAATCTCAGCGACAACTGGCCGCTGGAACTGCAGTGGTACATGTTTGCCATCGCCGTGATGTTCGGCGCGTCGTACACATTCCAGCGCAATGAGCACGTGCGCGTGGACCTGATCTACGGCAACGTGTCCGAACGCGCCCAGCACTGGATCGACATCTTCGGCATCGTGGTGTTCCTGCTGCCGTCGACGATCCTGTTCACGTGGCTGTCGTGGGAATCGCTTTTCCTGCCTTCGTGGCGCATTCTCGAGCAGTCGGGCAACTCGGGCGGCCTGCCCCGTTATCCGATCAAGCTCGTGGTGCCCATCGGCTTTGCCCTGCTTACGCTGCAGGGGATTTCCGAACTGATCAAGCGCTTCGCCGCCCTGAAGGGCCTGGTGCGCATCGAATCGAAATACGAAAGGCCGGTGCAATAATGATTCCATTGGAATATATGCCGCCGCTGATGTTCGGCGGCCTGGTGGTATTCATGCTGATCGGGTTCCCGGTCGCATTCTCGCTCTCGGCGGTGGGCCTGGCTTTTGGCTTCCTGGCCATCGAATGGGGCTACTTCCCGCTGCAGTTCCTGCAGGCCGTGCCCAGCCGCGTGTTCGGCAGCGTGCTGGCCAACGAACTGTTGCTGGCGATTCCGTTCTTCACCTTCATGGGCGCGATCCTCGAGAAATGCGGGCTCGCGGAGGACATGCTCGACTCCATGGGCCAGCTGTTCGGCCCCGTGCGCGGCGGGCTGGGCTACTCGGTGATCATCGTCGGCTTCATCCTGGGCGCGATCACCGGCACGGTGGCCGCGCAGGTGATCGCCATGGCGATGATCTCGCTGCCGGTGATGATGCGCTATCGCTACAACATGAAGTACGCCACCGGCGTACTGGCCGCATCGGGCACGATCACGCAGCTGGTGCCGCCGTCGCTGGTGCTGGTGGTGCTGGCCGACCAGCTCAAGACGCCAGCCGGCAGTGCCGACGTGGGCAGCATGTACCTGGGCGCCTGGGCCCCTCGGTCGTGCAGATCGCGCTGTTCGCGCTCTATACCTTCGTCTTGACCCGCATCAAGCCCGACTGGCTGCCGCCGGTGCCGCCCGAAGCCCGCACGCTGCGCGGCTGGGCGCTGTGGGGCAAGTGCCTGCGCGGCATCATCCCCTGCGCGGTGCTGATCTTCCTGGTGCTGGGCACGATCATGCTGGGCATCGCCACCCCCACCGAATCGGGCGCGATGGGCGCCGTCGGCGCGCTGGTGCTGGCCGTGATCCGCGACAAGGGTTTCAACCGGATCGACCGCAACATCTACCGCATCGGCATTGGCGCCACGCTGGTCGCGGCGGCCGTGGGCGTGTTCGCGTTCGGATCGCATGCGTTCCGGATTCCGCTGGCCGTGGCCTACCTGGTGGTGCTATGGCTGCTGATCCGCGCCGGACAACTGACCGAACTGCGCCTGCTGATCGTCGAGGCCTATCAGTCCACCGCGCGGATCACCGCCATGGTGGTGTTCATCCTGATCGGCTCCACCTGCTTCTCGGTGGTGTTCCAGGGCGTGGACGGCGGCGCATGGGTCGAGCACCTGTTCACGTCGTTGCCAGGCGGCTGGATCGGCTTCCTGATCGTGGTCAACCTGTTCATCTTCTTCCTGGCGTTCTTCCTGGACTTCTTCGAGATTGCCTTCATCGTGGTGCCGATGCTGGCGCCCGTGGCGGTCAAGGTGCTGACGCCGGTAGTGCTCGATTCGATGGGCGGCAACCCGGAGGCCGCGGCCACGGCCGCGCTGGTATGGTTCGGCGTGATGCTGTGCGTGAACATGCAGACGTCGTTCATGCATCCGCCGTTCGGCTTCGCGCTGTTCTACCTGCGCGGCATCGCGCCCAAGGAAGTGAAGAGCTCGGACATCTACTGGGGCGCCCTGCCCTGGGTAGGCCTGCAACTGGTGATGGTGCTGCTGGTGATGTTCTGGCCGGGCATGGTGACCGGGCTGCTCGACAAGGGATCGCTAAAACATAGTAATTCCGCCGAAGTCAGCATTCCGCTGGGCGGAGAAGAGAGCAAACCGGGCGGCGGAGCATCGACGCCGGGGACGCTGGAGCTGCCGGGCAGCAGCCCCGACAGCGAACCCGCGGCGCCGCAGTTCCAGTTCGAGAAGAGCAAGTAGGATTGATTGGGGCGTGGTTTGGGGGCTGGGGCTGGGCGCTGGCCCTCACCCCCAGCCCCTCTCCCGCCTTGCGGGAGAGGGGAGCAAACCGGCAGGCTTTGCCCTCTCCCCAAACAGACCACGCCCAAACAAGAAACCCCCGGCCTTGCGGTCCGGGGGTTTTTCATTGAGGC contains:
- a CDS encoding TRAP transporter small permease subunit; this translates as MNYLLGLSRQIDRLNQHTGRLANIMILLSCLISAGNALLRYGFNLSDNWPLELQWYMFAIAVMFGASYTFQRNEHVRVDLIYGNVSERAQHWIDIFGIVVFLLPSTILFTWLSWESLFLPSWRILEQSGNSGGLPRYPIKLVVPIGFALLTLQGISELIKRFAALKGLVRIESKYERPVQ